From Acinetobacter lwoffii, a single genomic window includes:
- the sfnG gene encoding dimethylsulfone monooxygenase SfnG produces the protein MSNDKNIVFAYWVPNVSGGLVVSNIEQRTDWSYDYNVRLAQTAEQAGFDYALTQIRFTAGYNAENQHESVSFSHGILAKTERLKVIAAILPGPWKPALAAKQLATIDHLSNGRIAINVVSGWFRGEFDAIGEEWPEHDERYARSEEFIRSLKGVWSQNNFNFEGKYYQFKDYTLSPKPLQKPHIEIFQGGSSRAARDMASRVSDWYFTNGNTPEELKKQIDDIREKAKANHHSVKIGVNAFVIARDSEEEAQAVLQEIISKANVQAVKSFGEATREAGAASQEGEGSWAKSTFKDLVQYNDGFRTNLIGTPQQIAERIIELKKVGVDLILSGFLHFIEEVEYFGQKVLPLVRELEAQQATPVQQEEAEPV, from the coding sequence ATGTCGAATGATAAAAATATCGTATTTGCCTATTGGGTGCCGAATGTCAGTGGTGGCCTGGTGGTTAGTAACATCGAGCAGCGCACCGACTGGAGCTATGACTATAACGTGCGTCTGGCACAAACCGCTGAACAGGCAGGCTTTGATTATGCCCTGACCCAGATCCGTTTTACTGCCGGCTATAACGCAGAAAACCAGCATGAATCGGTCAGCTTCAGTCATGGCATTCTGGCCAAAACTGAACGCCTGAAAGTCATTGCCGCGATTCTGCCGGGTCCATGGAAGCCGGCACTGGCTGCAAAACAACTGGCGACGATTGACCATCTGAGCAATGGCCGGATCGCGATCAATGTGGTCAGTGGCTGGTTCCGCGGTGAGTTTGATGCCATTGGTGAAGAATGGCCGGAACATGACGAGCGTTATGCCCGTTCGGAAGAGTTTATCCGTAGCCTGAAAGGGGTCTGGAGCCAGAATAACTTTAATTTTGAAGGTAAATATTATCAATTCAAAGACTATACCCTGAGTCCGAAACCGCTACAAAAACCGCATATTGAAATCTTTCAGGGCGGCAGTTCCCGGGCAGCACGTGATATGGCTTCTCGCGTATCTGACTGGTACTTCACCAATGGCAATACCCCGGAAGAGCTGAAAAAACAGATCGATGATATTCGTGAAAAAGCCAAGGCAAATCATCACTCGGTGAAAATTGGTGTAAATGCCTTTGTGATTGCACGCGATAGCGAAGAAGAAGCCCAGGCCGTCTTGCAGGAAATTATCAGCAAGGCCAATGTGCAGGCGGTAAAATCTTTTGGTGAGGCCACCCGTGAAGCCGGCGCAGCAAGTCAGGAAGGTGAAGGCAGCTGGGCCAAATCCACCTTTAAAGATCTGGTGCAATACAATGACGGGTTCCGCACCAATCTGATCGGGACACCGCAGCAGATTGCTGAACGGATTATCGAACTAAAAAAAGTGGGCGTAGATCTGATTCTGTCAGGCTTTTTGCACTTTATTGAAGAAGTCGAATATTTTGGCCAGAAGGTGCTGCCTTTGGTCCGTGAGCTTGAAGCACAACAGGCAACGCCTGTACAGCAAGAAGAAGCTGAGCCCGTATAA
- a CDS encoding DUF485 domain-containing protein: MDEVQVDRILQNPKFKEMVRKKSTLSWTLTGIMLFVYVGFMLLVGYNKEFLLSSISGGVTTWGIPLGLGIIVLSFILCGVYSYIANNKLDQLTEEAIREVEAIAHEKGHH, encoded by the coding sequence ATGGATGAGGTACAAGTAGATCGAATTCTACAAAATCCAAAATTCAAGGAAATGGTCCGCAAGAAAAGTACGCTCAGCTGGACGTTGACCGGCATTATGCTATTTGTCTATGTGGGTTTCATGTTGCTGGTTGGTTACAACAAAGAATTTCTACTGTCTTCAATTTCAGGTGGTGTGACCACGTGGGGTATTCCACTTGGTCTAGGTATCATTGTCCTGTCGTTTATCTTGTGTGGTGTGTATTCCTACATTGCCAATAACAAACTTGATCAATTGACTGAAGAAGCAATCCGTGAAGTCGAAGCGATTGCGCATGAAAAAGGACACCACTAA
- the msuE gene encoding FMN reductase produces the protein MSNFNAQKPLNIVAVSGGLNHPSKTEALVQAILDELGEATPINVHFIKFSEIGSLLGGAIYRNQLPQRVQDDLAAVEAADALIVGTPVYRASFTGLFKHFFDFVEQTALVDVPVLMAASGGSDRHALVLEHQLRPLFSFFQAQTLPIGVYATDRDFTPEYTIHSELLRDRITLAVARALPILEWAPAKGQRAEVIKEKTIQASQNLGINKQIEPEEVLPSAAVPSLDAAESRLHSKKAPKTQVA, from the coding sequence ATGTCTAATTTTAATGCGCAAAAACCCTTAAATATTGTTGCCGTATCTGGCGGTTTAAATCACCCCTCAAAAACCGAAGCCTTGGTTCAGGCCATTCTGGATGAGCTGGGTGAAGCAACACCAATCAATGTGCATTTCATTAAATTTAGCGAAATTGGTTCGCTCTTGGGCGGTGCAATTTACCGCAATCAATTGCCGCAACGCGTTCAGGATGATCTGGCAGCAGTAGAAGCCGCAGATGCGCTGATTGTCGGCACCCCAGTTTACCGCGCTTCATTTACCGGCCTGTTCAAGCATTTCTTTGACTTTGTTGAGCAAACGGCGCTGGTCGATGTTCCGGTATTAATGGCGGCTTCTGGTGGCAGTGACCGTCATGCACTGGTTCTGGAACATCAACTACGTCCCTTATTCAGCTTTTTCCAGGCACAGACTTTACCGATTGGCGTCTATGCTACTGACCGTGATTTCACCCCTGAATATACCATTCACAGTGAACTGCTTCGCGACCGGATTACCTTAGCCGTGGCACGTGCCTTGCCGATTCTTGAATGGGCACCAGCCAAAGGACAACGTGCTGAAGTCATTAAAGAAAAAACCATTCAAGCCAGTCAAAATCTGGGCATTAACAAGCAGATCGAACCGGAAGAAGTGCTGCCTTCAGCAGCCGTGCCGAGCCTGGATGCCGCAGAATCGCGCTTGCACAGCAAGAAAGCACCAAAGACTCAAGTGGCTTGA
- a CDS encoding PAS domain-containing hybrid sensor histidine kinase/response regulator, with protein MNSWLIIGVLALYIALLFICAFYGEKHASRLSTRGRMLLFSLTLGVYCSSWTFYGATGAAVREGIIFLPIYLGPLLFVAVGYDIWRRLGRVRQHHAISSIADFVAARYGKSGPLASLVTILAVVAIVPYLALQLRAIALSAAVILEPSAGVTGTTNGVLFLTGVLAILAMMFGTRQIANTEQHGGLMLAVAFESFVKLFALLAVACFFMFEAPENLAQISSDISTTFHDVQLFGVPQSFWIQTLLAALAIICLPRQFHVAVVELRDEKHIRGARRWFAVYLILTTLAIIPIASWALHAAPQYLAIPDVAVLSLPLSYNQDWLTLLAFLGGFSASTGMLLVSSVALSIMLSNDLIMPALWRLKLISRHDKRLPLVLKFTRRVCILGVMLMGFLFFNFFNDIDQLSVFGLLAFSAVAQFAPALIGGLYWRGGSKQGVYAGLLTGFALWAYTLLFPTILRSLPEAYSSFSQSLLNQGPFGWNWLRPEALIGFESFDPLTHGVVWALGLNTLLYIWISRIFRPSIAEQIQAESFFYYETKPLPSQSPSTEVSYSHQDVARLKVGDLITLAKRITGEGPTTRAFQQFCTQNSVELNENSSANGMWWRFTEQYLAGTIGAASARTLLTTAMVNNGLALGQVANILDQASQWQRFNQNLIMTMIDHMTQGVSVVDENMCLVAWNNQYLKLFDYPTDIVYVGCPIADLIRYNAERGECGPGSVEEHVRKRIHWMQVGSAHEFERIRKDGRVIQMRGNPIEGGGFVTTFADITAFRENEAVLEARVQDRTQQLADALSEQQLAREQADKANMSKSRFIAAASHDLLQPMHAARLFSTALEQSVQNDEDRKTLQQLDRALHGAESMLSALLDIARLEGGTIQPKRQAYPLHDLLSDLELQFKSIAAQRGIKFSVHDAQFWIDTDPQWIRRIIQNFVSNALRYTAKGKVVVGVLRSSSRPNHIRIGVWDTGPGIAEEQRIKLFQEFERCGHTSPWGEQGLGLGLAIVQRMTSMLDYPVHVSSALGKGSCFMIEVPVIEAPKVVAAPVQAVPLKSKAFKILCLDNDETILEGMSTLLTKWGYQVFKATEPEQAAMLIQQENIQVWLVDQHLNQDKIGLDFILEHRSKDIPVALITADSDPELPQRLKELNIVLLKKPLKPASLRSWLSGLKISDS; from the coding sequence ATGAACAGTTGGCTCATCATAGGGGTACTCGCCCTCTATATCGCATTACTCTTTATCTGCGCTTTCTACGGGGAAAAACATGCCAGCCGGCTGAGTACCCGTGGGCGCATGCTATTGTTTAGTTTAACTTTAGGAGTGTACTGCTCCTCCTGGACCTTTTATGGCGCCACGGGTGCCGCGGTACGTGAAGGGATTATTTTCCTGCCGATCTATCTGGGTCCGCTGCTCTTCGTTGCCGTCGGCTATGATATCTGGCGCCGTCTGGGACGAGTGAGACAACATCATGCCATTTCTTCGATCGCTGACTTTGTCGCAGCACGCTATGGTAAAAGTGGTCCACTGGCATCACTGGTAACCATTCTGGCGGTGGTGGCGATTGTGCCTTATCTGGCCTTGCAGTTACGCGCGATTGCCCTGAGTGCCGCCGTCATTCTGGAACCTTCCGCAGGTGTAACCGGCACGACCAATGGCGTACTGTTTCTGACTGGGGTTCTGGCAATACTGGCGATGATGTTTGGTACCCGGCAGATTGCCAATACTGAACAGCATGGCGGCCTGATGCTGGCCGTGGCATTTGAGTCTTTTGTCAAACTCTTCGCCCTGCTGGCAGTTGCCTGTTTCTTTATGTTTGAAGCACCAGAAAATCTGGCACAAATCAGTAGCGATATCAGTACCACTTTTCATGATGTGCAACTGTTTGGCGTACCACAAAGTTTCTGGATTCAGACCCTGCTGGCGGCACTGGCCATTATCTGCCTGCCGCGTCAGTTCCATGTAGCTGTGGTTGAGCTACGTGATGAAAAACATATTCGTGGTGCGCGGCGTTGGTTTGCAGTTTATTTGATTCTGACTACCCTGGCGATTATTCCGATTGCCAGCTGGGCGCTACATGCTGCACCGCAATATCTGGCCATTCCGGATGTGGCGGTCCTGTCCTTGCCACTCAGCTATAATCAGGACTGGCTCACTTTATTAGCCTTCTTGGGTGGTTTTTCTGCCTCTACCGGGATGCTGCTGGTGTCTTCAGTGGCACTGTCGATCATGCTCAGCAATGACCTGATCATGCCGGCGCTGTGGCGTTTAAAACTGATTTCCCGGCATGATAAACGCTTGCCGCTAGTGCTGAAATTTACCCGCCGGGTGTGTATCCTGGGCGTGATGTTGATGGGCTTCCTGTTCTTCAACTTCTTTAATGATATTGACCAGCTCTCGGTTTTTGGTCTGTTGGCATTTAGTGCGGTGGCACAATTCGCCCCTGCCCTGATCGGTGGCCTGTACTGGCGTGGCGGTAGTAAACAGGGTGTCTATGCTGGACTCCTGACCGGTTTTGCCTTGTGGGCTTATACCCTGCTGTTTCCAACCATTTTGCGAAGCCTGCCAGAAGCCTATAGCAGCTTTAGCCAAAGCTTGCTGAATCAAGGGCCTTTTGGCTGGAACTGGTTAAGACCGGAAGCCCTGATCGGTTTTGAGTCTTTTGATCCGCTGACCCATGGAGTAGTTTGGGCACTGGGCTTAAACACCCTGCTGTATATCTGGATTTCCCGTATTTTCCGGCCGAGTATTGCCGAACAGATTCAAGCCGAAAGTTTCTTCTATTATGAAACCAAGCCACTACCCTCGCAGAGCCCTTCAACCGAGGTCAGCTATTCGCATCAGGATGTCGCCCGTTTAAAAGTCGGCGATCTGATTACTCTGGCGAAACGGATTACTGGTGAAGGCCCAACCACACGCGCTTTCCAGCAATTCTGTACCCAAAATAGTGTTGAGCTGAATGAAAACAGCAGTGCCAATGGCATGTGGTGGCGTTTCACCGAACAGTATCTGGCGGGAACTATTGGGGCAGCTTCGGCACGTACCCTGTTGACCACAGCTATGGTTAATAATGGTTTGGCATTGGGTCAGGTCGCCAATATTCTCGATCAGGCCTCGCAATGGCAACGCTTTAATCAGAACCTGATCATGACCATGATTGATCACATGACCCAAGGGGTCAGCGTAGTCGATGAAAACATGTGTCTGGTGGCCTGGAACAATCAGTATCTGAAACTGTTCGATTATCCGACCGATATTGTCTATGTCGGCTGTCCGATCGCAGACCTGATCCGTTATAACGCTGAACGTGGTGAATGTGGCCCGGGCTCGGTCGAAGAACATGTCCGTAAGCGGATTCACTGGATGCAGGTCGGCAGTGCCCATGAATTTGAACGGATTCGTAAAGATGGCCGTGTCATTCAGATGCGCGGCAATCCGATCGAAGGTGGCGGTTTCGTAACGACCTTCGCAGACATTACCGCCTTCCGTGAAAATGAAGCCGTGCTTGAAGCCCGGGTGCAAGACCGTACCCAGCAGCTCGCCGATGCCTTGTCTGAGCAGCAACTGGCCCGTGAACAGGCCGATAAAGCCAATATGTCGAAAAGCCGCTTCATTGCAGCGGCCAGTCATGACCTGTTGCAGCCGATGCATGCTGCGCGTCTGTTCAGTACCGCACTCGAACAAAGCGTGCAAAATGACGAAGACCGCAAGACCTTGCAGCAACTGGATCGTGCTCTGCATGGTGCAGAAAGCATGCTGTCTGCCCTGCTGGACATTGCCCGACTGGAAGGCGGCACCATTCAGCCGAAACGTCAGGCTTATCCGCTGCATGACCTGCTCAGCGATCTGGAACTCCAGTTCAAATCCATCGCTGCACAGCGTGGCATCAAGTTCAGTGTACATGATGCGCAATTCTGGATTGATACCGATCCGCAATGGATTCGTCGAATTATCCAGAACTTTGTCAGCAATGCGCTGCGTTATACCGCCAAAGGTAAAGTGGTGGTGGGTGTATTACGTTCGAGTAGCAGACCAAATCATATCCGCATTGGCGTCTGGGATACCGGACCCGGCATTGCCGAAGAACAGCGCATCAAGCTGTTTCAGGAGTTTGAACGTTGCGGCCATACCTCTCCTTGGGGTGAACAGGGTCTAGGTTTGGGTCTGGCGATCGTACAACGTATGACCAGCATGCTGGACTATCCGGTGCATGTGTCTTCTGCGCTGGGTAAAGGTTCCTGCTTTATGATTGAAGTGCCTGTGATCGAAGCACCGAAAGTGGTCGCAGCACCGGTTCAGGCCGTACCTTTAAAGAGCAAAGCCTTTAAGATTCTATGTCTGGATAATGATGAAACCATTCTGGAAGGCATGTCGACCTTATTGACCAAATGGGGTTATCAGGTGTTTAAAGCCACTGAACCTGAGCAAGCAGCCATGCTGATTCAGCAGGAAAATATTCAGGTCTGGCTGGTGGATCAACATCTGAATCAGGACAAGATCGGTCTGGATTTCATTCTGGAACATCGTTCGAAGGATATTCCGGTCGCCCTGATTACCGCCGATTCCGATCCGGAATTGCCGCAACGTCTGAAAGAGCTGAACATTGTTCTGCTAAAAAAACCACTGAAACCGGCATCATTACGTTCATGGTTATCTGGACTGAAGATTTCCGACTCCTAA
- a CDS encoding response regulator, producing the protein MNILIVDDHPLFRHALIQAVRYSLPQAQIHETAAVNEFYERLENGPEPDLVLLDLNLPGASGFSALVHVRAQYPSLPIIVVSAHEEVSIIQRAIAHGAMGYIPKSAHPSHIGEAIREVLEGEIWLPPNLPANMNFDPRAADETALAERIQSLTPQQFRVLMMVAEGLLNKQIAYELDVSEATIKAHVTAIFRKLGVQNRTQAVLAINALNIEDRKM; encoded by the coding sequence ATGAATATTTTAATCGTTGATGATCATCCACTATTTCGTCATGCCTTGATTCAAGCTGTACGTTATAGCCTGCCACAAGCCCAGATTCATGAAACTGCGGCAGTCAATGAATTTTATGAACGTCTAGAAAATGGCCCTGAGCCTGATCTTGTGCTCTTGGATTTAAACCTGCCGGGCGCTTCCGGCTTTTCTGCCCTGGTGCATGTCCGCGCACAGTATCCGTCTTTACCGATTATTGTTGTGTCTGCGCATGAAGAAGTCAGTATCATCCAGCGTGCGATCGCGCATGGTGCAATGGGCTATATTCCTAAATCTGCCCACCCAAGCCATATCGGTGAAGCGATTCGTGAAGTGCTGGAAGGTGAAATCTGGTTACCACCAAATCTGCCAGCCAATATGAATTTTGATCCGCGTGCTGCCGATGAAACGGCTTTGGCAGAACGGATCCAGTCTTTGACGCCGCAACAGTTCCGGGTATTGATGATGGTGGCTGAAGGTTTATTAAACAAGCAGATCGCTTATGAGCTGGATGTGTCAGAAGCGACGATTAAAGCGCATGTGACGGCAATCTTCCGTAAACTCGGAGTACAAAACCGGACACAAGCGGTATTGGCCATTAATGCACTGAATATTGAAGACCGCAAAATGTAA
- a CDS encoding ion channel, with protein MKQSLQQFWNSFTHLPSAWLLCLQLLILLLSVLSYGSMSYRAGTWVLGVLVLLVIARVIRQTPMFTILGLSFVAGAILFSSLIVLGLRYTWIHVTAHLFEAGAYFSAAYGLLRYMFHDRYLTKDELFAAGAVFTLLAWGFAFLYSICQLLVPYSFSDPDLQAYQPWLDLIFLSFSVQSATGLSDIMPVSPVARMLAIIQMFVGVMYLALIVSRLIALQYIARLPHKKNVKNRENPPGQ; from the coding sequence ATGAAGCAATCTCTGCAGCAGTTCTGGAACAGCTTTACCCATTTGCCTTCGGCATGGCTGTTGTGCCTGCAATTGCTGATCTTGCTCTTGTCGGTATTGAGTTATGGAAGCATGTCTTATCGGGCGGGAACCTGGGTACTGGGTGTTCTGGTTTTGCTGGTGATTGCCAGAGTCATTCGCCAGACTCCGATGTTTACCATTTTAGGACTCAGCTTTGTCGCCGGCGCAATTCTCTTTTCCTCCCTGATTGTGCTGGGACTGCGTTATACCTGGATCCATGTCACCGCCCACCTGTTTGAAGCTGGTGCTTATTTTAGTGCAGCCTATGGCCTACTGCGTTATATGTTTCATGACCGTTATCTGACCAAGGATGAACTCTTTGCCGCTGGCGCAGTATTTACCTTGCTGGCCTGGGGCTTTGCCTTCCTCTACAGTATCTGTCAGCTGCTGGTGCCGTACAGCTTTTCAGACCCCGATCTGCAAGCCTATCAACCCTGGCTGGATCTGATTTTTCTTAGTTTCAGTGTGCAATCTGCAACAGGACTGTCTGATATCATGCCGGTCAGTCCGGTCGCACGGATGCTAGCCATTATCCAGATGTTTGTCGGGGTGATGTATCTGGCGCTGATTGTATCCCGCTTAATTGCCTTGCAATATATCGCACGTCTACCGCATAAAAAGAACGTGAAAAATAGAGAAAACCCGCCTGGGCAATGA
- the phrB gene encoding deoxyribodipyrimidine photo-lyase encodes MQLIWFRQDLRIHDHAALWHATQQGSCIALVVLSPEQWKRHQDARIKIDFYLRRLDVLKQQLAQLNIPLIILNVPLWQDLPAEMRSLCQKLQIDMLHANIEVGVNELQRDAQVQQVLEQQQIRVELYHDRSLFPLTSIRNQSNQPYQIYSAFKKKCYERLIQNIPGCYPAIQLQDPLELPAQLTSFDLVKFAADYSVDHTAQLWPVEDQAAFELLDDFIEDKMAHYKTERDLPAVDGTSRLSPYLNIGILSIRQCMQTLFKDSYFQIDDIGQQTWLDELLWREFYLHTLFDFPRVSRHRPFKENTDNIQWRNAPDNLAAWQQGQTGIPIVDAGMRQMRATGWMHNRVRMITAMFLCKNLLIDWRLGESWFMQHLIDGDLAANNGGWQWCASTGMDAVPYFRIFNPVSQSQKFDPNGDYIRQWVPELTHLNAKSIHEPYAKNPDLALDYPKPIVDLKASRVRAIEAFKQI; translated from the coding sequence ATGCAACTGATCTGGTTTCGTCAAGACCTCCGCATTCATGATCATGCTGCGCTCTGGCATGCCACCCAGCAAGGCAGCTGTATAGCACTGGTGGTGCTCTCTCCTGAACAATGGAAGCGGCATCAGGATGCCCGGATTAAAATCGATTTTTATCTGCGCCGCCTCGACGTCTTAAAGCAGCAGTTAGCGCAGCTGAATATTCCATTAATCATTTTAAATGTTCCCTTATGGCAAGACCTGCCTGCTGAAATGCGAAGCCTGTGCCAAAAACTGCAGATTGATATGCTACATGCCAATATTGAAGTGGGCGTGAATGAACTGCAACGTGATGCACAGGTACAGCAGGTGCTGGAACAGCAGCAGATCCGGGTCGAGCTGTATCATGATCGCAGCCTGTTTCCACTGACCAGTATCCGCAATCAGTCCAATCAGCCCTATCAGATCTATAGCGCATTCAAGAAAAAGTGCTATGAACGACTGATTCAGAATATACCGGGCTGCTATCCTGCCATTCAGCTTCAAGATCCGCTTGAATTACCCGCTCAGTTGACCAGTTTTGATCTGGTAAAATTTGCGGCTGATTATTCTGTCGATCATACTGCCCAGCTCTGGCCTGTGGAAGATCAAGCTGCCTTTGAGCTGCTCGATGATTTTATCGAGGATAAAATGGCTCATTATAAAACCGAGCGAGATCTACCTGCAGTCGATGGTACCAGCCGCCTGTCACCGTATCTGAATATCGGTATTCTCTCGATCCGTCAATGTATGCAGACCCTGTTTAAGGACAGTTATTTCCAGATTGATGATATCGGTCAGCAGACCTGGCTGGATGAACTGCTCTGGCGCGAGTTTTATCTGCATACCCTGTTTGATTTTCCCCGTGTATCTAGGCATCGGCCTTTTAAGGAAAATACCGATAACATCCAGTGGCGCAATGCACCGGATAATTTGGCTGCCTGGCAACAAGGACAAACCGGGATTCCAATTGTCGATGCCGGCATGCGGCAAATGCGGGCCACTGGCTGGATGCATAACCGGGTGCGCATGATTACTGCGATGTTTCTATGTAAAAACCTGCTGATTGACTGGCGTCTGGGAGAAAGCTGGTTCATGCAGCATCTGATTGATGGCGATTTGGCAGCGAACAATGGCGGTTGGCAATGGTGTGCCTCGACCGGCATGGATGCCGTACCTTATTTCCGGATTTTTAACCCGGTCAGCCAGTCACAGAAGTTTGACCCGAATGGGGATTACATCCGTCAATGGGTGCCAGAACTGACACATCTGAATGCTAAATCTATTCATGAACCCTATGCTAAAAATCCGGATCTTGCACTGGATTATCCAAAACCGATTGTGGATTTAAAAGCCTCTCGTGTAAGAGCGATTGAAGCTTTTAAGCAAATTTAA
- a CDS encoding cation acetate symporter: MKWNSLIALATTIVASGVAFAGPDLGAAEQQATNWHAIIMFVIFVGATLFITKWAAKQTTNTKDFYTAGGGISGFQNGLAIAGDYMSAASFLGISAMVFLSGFDGLLYSLGFMVGWPIVLFLVAERLRNLGKYNLSDVVSFRLQEKPVRTLAALSSLVVVAFYLIAQMVGAGQLIKLLFGLNYNIAVVIVGLLMMAYVMFGGMLATTWVQIIKAVMLLSGATFMAFMVMKGVGFSFTNMFEQAIGVYSKVHDLSLTDATKIMGPGSLASNPIDAISLGLALMFGTAGLPHILMRFFTVKDAKEARKSVVVATGFIGYFYLLTFIIGFGAILYVSNNPQFLDVAKMAVTGKLELVGGNNMAAVHLSDAVGGDLFMGFISAVAFATILAVVAGLTLSGASAISHDLYANVLKKGQTTPESELRMSKIATLGLAIFAMILGILFEKQNVAFMVGLAFSVAACANFPVLVLSMFWKGLTTRGAVIGGVAGLVTAVTLIVLSKAVWVDTLGISDTPVNPFNGPAIFAMPLSFLCCWLFSVTDNSAQAQAERKAFDAQFVRSQTGIGISGASDH, encoded by the coding sequence ATGAAATGGAATTCTCTTATTGCCCTGGCGACCACGATAGTGGCTTCAGGCGTTGCATTCGCTGGTCCCGATCTGGGTGCAGCAGAACAGCAGGCGACCAACTGGCACGCGATTATCATGTTTGTGATTTTCGTAGGTGCTACGCTGTTTATTACCAAATGGGCAGCAAAACAAACCACCAATACCAAAGACTTCTATACTGCCGGTGGCGGTATTTCCGGTTTCCAGAATGGCCTGGCGATTGCCGGTGACTATATGTCAGCTGCATCGTTCCTGGGTATTTCCGCGATGGTATTCCTGTCCGGTTTTGATGGCTTGCTGTATTCACTGGGTTTCATGGTGGGCTGGCCGATTGTATTGTTCCTGGTGGCAGAACGTCTGCGTAACCTGGGTAAATACAACCTGTCAGACGTAGTGTCTTTCCGCTTGCAGGAAAAACCGGTACGTACCTTGGCTGCTTTAAGTTCACTGGTTGTGGTCGCGTTCTATCTGATTGCACAGATGGTGGGTGCAGGTCAGCTGATCAAACTTCTATTCGGTCTGAACTATAACATTGCAGTCGTGATCGTTGGCTTGTTGATGATGGCCTACGTGATGTTCGGCGGTATGTTGGCAACCACTTGGGTACAGATCATCAAGGCGGTGATGTTGCTGTCTGGTGCAACCTTTATGGCATTCATGGTTATGAAAGGTGTGGGCTTCAGCTTTACCAACATGTTTGAACAGGCGATTGGTGTCTACTCAAAAGTACATGACTTGAGCCTGACAGATGCGACCAAAATCATGGGTCCGGGTAGTCTGGCATCTAATCCGATTGATGCGATTTCTTTAGGTCTGGCATTGATGTTTGGTACCGCAGGTCTGCCACATATCCTGATGCGTTTCTTCACGGTAAAAGATGCCAAAGAAGCGCGTAAATCAGTCGTAGTTGCTACAGGTTTTATTGGTTATTTCTACCTATTAACCTTCATCATTGGTTTTGGTGCGATTCTATATGTATCGAACAACCCGCAATTCCTTGATGTTGCGAAAATGGCTGTGACTGGCAAGCTGGAGCTGGTAGGTGGTAATAACATGGCGGCGGTGCACCTGTCTGATGCAGTGGGCGGCGACCTGTTCATGGGCTTCATTTCTGCAGTTGCATTTGCCACGATTCTTGCGGTCGTTGCTGGTTTGACCCTGTCAGGTGCTTCAGCAATTTCGCATGACTTGTATGCCAACGTTTTGAAGAAAGGCCAAACCACGCCTGAATCTGAACTACGTATGTCTAAAATCGCGACTTTAGGTCTTGCGATCTTCGCAATGATTCTCGGGATTTTGTTCGAAAAACAAAACGTAGCCTTCATGGTCGGTCTGGCATTCTCTGTTGCGGCATGTGCCAACTTCCCGGTACTGGTATTGTCTATGTTCTGGAAAGGCTTGACGACACGTGGTGCCGTGATTGGTGGTGTTGCAGGTCTGGTAACCGCAGTAACCTTGATTGTGCTGTCTAAAGCAGTATGGGTCGATACTTTGGGTATTTCTGATACGCCAGTGAACCCGTTCAATGGTCCTGCAATCTTCGCGATGCCATTGTCATTCTTGTGCTGCTGGTTGTTCTCTGTGACGGATAATTCGGCACAGGCTCAGGCAGAACGCAAAGCCTTTGATGCCCAGTTTGTACGTTCACAAACCGGTATTGGTATCTCAGGCGCATCGGATCACTAA